A genomic stretch from Aerococcaceae bacterium zg-1292 includes:
- a CDS encoding nitronate monooxygenase: MNRITELLGIKYPIFQGAMAQISRHQLVSAVSNAGGLGILASGGLTADEVRDEIRKTKALTDKPFAVNLMLMMENVAEIVEVLIEEGVKVVTTGAGTPKPYMPRLKDAGIIVIPVIPSVKLALKMQELGCDAVVAEGMEAGGHIGEMTTMPLTRQVAANVDIPVVCAGGIADGYGFVAAMALGAEGVQMGTVFLAAEECPIADAYKQAILDSIDTSTVVTGRKLGAPVRCLRNQLTDKYLALENQDISRHELEEMTMGALSKAVKDGDIDNGSLMAGQIAGHVSSIRPTKVIIAEIMTEARSVFDKLTNI; this comes from the coding sequence ATGAATCGTATTACTGAGTTATTAGGTATTAAATACCCGATTTTTCAAGGAGCAATGGCCCAAATTTCACGTCATCAATTAGTAAGTGCGGTGTCTAATGCTGGAGGATTAGGTATTTTAGCGTCGGGTGGTTTGACTGCAGACGAAGTTCGTGACGAAATTCGTAAAACAAAAGCTTTAACAGATAAACCATTTGCGGTCAATTTGATGTTAATGATGGAAAATGTTGCAGAAATAGTTGAAGTACTTATTGAAGAAGGTGTAAAAGTGGTCACGACCGGTGCAGGGACACCGAAACCATACATGCCGCGCTTAAAAGATGCTGGGATTATTGTTATACCAGTCATCCCATCAGTGAAATTAGCATTAAAAATGCAAGAATTAGGGTGTGATGCCGTTGTTGCAGAAGGGATGGAAGCAGGGGGGCATATCGGTGAAATGACAACGATGCCATTAACACGGCAAGTAGCTGCAAATGTTGATATACCTGTAGTATGTGCTGGCGGTATTGCCGATGGCTATGGTTTTGTAGCAGCAATGGCATTAGGGGCTGAAGGTGTGCAGATGGGAACGGTATTTTTAGCAGCGGAGGAATGTCCGATTGCTGACGCGTACAAGCAAGCAATTCTAGACTCCATCGATACCTCTACCGTTGTCACAGGTCGCAAACTAGGTGCACCTGTTCGTTGTTTACGCAATCAATTAACAGATAAATATTTAGCGCTAGAAAACCAAGATATTTCACGTCATGAATTGGAAGAAATGACAATGGGTGCACTGTCTAAAGCAGTTAAAGACGGTGATATAGATAATGGTTCATTGATGGCTGGGCAAATTGCTGGACATGTATCAAGTATCCGTCCAACTAAAGTAATTATTGCTGAAATTATGACTGAAGCAAGAAGTGTATTTGACAAACTGACAAATATATAA
- a CDS encoding thioesterase → MLIANKNIAIQDTYGDKFQHCYGCGPQNHHGLHLKTYPSLDGYHCVSTYTPDNQYTGGVPENVFGGMIAMLFDCHGTASAAWFAHQAKGHELTRDTVIGRYITARLEIDFKKPLPINEEVTIISEMEEITERKVIVLMNMEAAGEIRAIARMIAVAVKDTM, encoded by the coding sequence ATGCTTATAGCCAATAAAAATATCGCAATCCAAGACACCTATGGTGATAAATTTCAACATTGTTATGGTTGTGGTCCACAAAATCATCACGGTTTACATTTAAAGACATATCCTAGTCTCGACGGTTACCATTGTGTTTCTACCTATACACCAGATAATCAATACACTGGTGGCGTGCCTGAAAATGTTTTTGGTGGTATGATAGCAATGCTTTTTGATTGCCATGGCACAGCATCGGCAGCATGGTTTGCCCATCAAGCAAAAGGTCATGAATTAACGCGAGATACCGTTATCGGTCGCTATATTACTGCAAGATTAGAAATTGATTTTAAAAAGCCGTTGCCAATAAATGAGGAAGTAACGATTATATCTGAAATGGAGGAAATAACCGAGCGAAAGGTGATTGTATTGATGAATATGGAAGCCGCAGGGGAAATCCGAGCAATTGCAAGAATGATTGCTGTTGCCGTAAAAGATACGATGTAA
- a CDS encoding GNAT family N-acetyltransferase, translating into MLNTVKPSIEELWFKQQMMADEETMAYNHAWGGTIPFPKEQWQNWYDAWMTGDESQHYYRYLQDESGNFVGEIAYHFVKEYDGFVADIIIHSKYRRKGYGSQGLTLLCAAAKQHGITELYDDLAIDNPSVNLFLKHGFSEVYRTNEIILVKKDLS; encoded by the coding sequence ATGCTAAATACAGTGAAACCATCAATCGAAGAATTATGGTTCAAACAACAAATGATGGCAGACGAAGAGACAATGGCTTATAATCACGCATGGGGTGGAACAATTCCGTTTCCCAAAGAACAGTGGCAGAACTGGTATGATGCATGGATGACAGGTGATGAAAGCCAACACTACTATCGGTATTTACAAGATGAATCGGGTAATTTTGTTGGTGAAATTGCCTATCATTTTGTTAAAGAATATGATGGATTTGTAGCAGATATCATTATTCATTCAAAGTATCGAAGAAAAGGTTATGGTAGTCAAGGACTGACTTTGCTTTGTGCTGCAGCTAAACAACATGGTATAACTGAACTTTATGATGATTTAGCAATTGATAATCCATCTGTAAATTTATTTTTAAAACACGGATTTTCTGAAGTCTATCGTACCAATGAAATCATCTTAGTGAAGAAAGATTTGTCGTAG
- a CDS encoding ABC transporter permease subunit, producing MKIFISLLKKELLETIRTKKLLSMFVLFIFIGLISPLSAKLMPIILKSLAAEGIDFKLPPPMEKDSWQQFFKNINQLGLFGLVIIFSTHMTNEIQKGTLINLLSKGLPRFNVVLSKFFSELLIWTSAYAMSFLIAFGYTKYFFDTSISFQTILTAALLPFIFGISIISLELLGSVVTDNVIGALVFVALSVLIQFILSLKEDVLRYLPIALLQRPLLIIKGTVLTDYHIPVLTTFGLTFICIICAIWVLNRKEIS from the coding sequence ATGAAAATATTTATTTCATTGCTAAAAAAAGAATTGTTAGAAACTATTCGTACCAAGAAGTTGTTATCAATGTTTGTTTTATTTATCTTTATTGGTTTAATTAGCCCATTGTCGGCCAAATTAATGCCTATAATATTAAAATCGTTAGCTGCTGAGGGGATTGATTTTAAATTGCCGCCACCTATGGAAAAAGACTCCTGGCAACAATTTTTTAAGAATATCAATCAGCTAGGATTATTTGGTTTAGTGATTATATTTAGTACACACATGACGAATGAGATTCAAAAAGGAACATTAATTAACTTATTGTCAAAAGGTTTACCTAGATTTAATGTAGTGTTATCCAAATTTTTTTCTGAATTGTTGATTTGGACAAGTGCTTACGCGATGAGTTTTTTGATAGCATTTGGTTATACAAAATATTTTTTTGATACTAGTATTTCGTTTCAAACGATTTTGACCGCAGCATTGCTTCCATTTATCTTTGGCATATCGATTATCTCACTAGAGCTTTTAGGTAGTGTGGTAACAGACAATGTCATTGGTGCATTAGTATTTGTTGCTTTGAGTGTTTTGATACAATTTATTCTTTCACTCAAGGAGGATGTCTTAAGGTATTTGCCAATTGCTCTGTTACAAAGACCTTTATTGATTATTAAGGGTACTGTATTAACCGATTACCATATTCCCGTTTTAACGACGTTTGGATTAACATTTATTTGCATTATTTGTGCCATTTGGGTGTTAAATCGAAAAGAGATATCATAA
- a CDS encoding ABC transporter ATP-binding protein codes for MDALKIENLHKSYGNHVVLDGLSFRIPENTIFGFLGKNGAGKTTTMKTILGFLRRDKGTIEVFGEQVQYGQTNTNRFIGYLPDVPEFYGYMTPKEYLQLCGAITGLSNSEIIQKSDELLELVGLNKVEKRIQGFSRGMKQRLGIAQALMNSPKLLICDEPTSALDPIGRKEILDILRKIKSTTTVVFSTHILSDVESICDYVVVLDGGKNVLEGSIDELKKMKQMNEIIIKFKTFKELNQFKHNPMITTMSFEEEGDTLIFSGESTEENALILLHELYAENIVPLEYSVNEPTLENIFMEVIQS; via the coding sequence ATGGATGCTCTAAAAATTGAGAATCTTCATAAATCTTATGGCAATCATGTTGTACTTGATGGTTTGAGTTTTAGGATTCCTGAAAATACTATTTTTGGCTTTTTGGGTAAAAATGGGGCTGGTAAGACGACGACAATGAAAACGATTCTCGGTTTTTTAAGGAGAGATAAAGGTACGATTGAAGTTTTCGGAGAACAAGTACAATATGGGCAAACGAATACCAATCGTTTTATCGGTTATCTACCAGATGTACCGGAGTTTTATGGTTATATGACACCAAAAGAGTATCTACAATTATGTGGTGCCATTACTGGCCTTAGTAATAGTGAAATTATTCAAAAGAGCGATGAATTACTAGAATTAGTTGGATTAAATAAGGTTGAAAAAAGAATTCAAGGCTTCTCTCGTGGTATGAAACAACGTTTAGGTATTGCACAAGCACTCATGAATAGTCCGAAACTACTGATTTGTGATGAGCCTACTTCGGCTCTTGATCCAATAGGAAGAAAAGAAATACTGGATATTTTGAGAAAAATAAAATCTACCACTACCGTCGTCTTTTCGACGCACATATTATCAGATGTTGAATCTATCTGTGATTATGTGGTTGTGTTAGATGGCGGTAAAAATGTGTTAGAAGGTTCCATTGATGAGTTGAAAAAAATGAAACAAATGAATGAAATAATCATTAAATTTAAAACATTCAAAGAGTTAAATCAATTCAAGCATAACCCAATGATTACAACAATGAGTTTTGAAGAAGAGGGGGATACGTTGATTTTTTCGGGAGAGTCAACTGAAGAGAATGCGCTGATTCTATTGCATGAACTTTATGCAGAGAATATTGTGCCGCTTGAATATAGTGTGAATGAACCAACGTTAGAAAATATTTTTATGGAGGTCATCCAGTCATGA
- a CDS encoding PLDc_N domain-containing protein: MESIKEFLPVIIPIVILELGLMIYALSHVLKHERYKFGNRALWILIVVLVQIIGPILYLTVGKEND; this comes from the coding sequence ATGGAAAGTATTAAAGAATTTTTACCTGTCATCATACCAATAGTTATTTTAGAATTGGGATTGATGATTTATGCATTAAGTCATGTACTAAAACATGAACGTTATAAATTTGGTAATCGTGCGCTATGGATTCTTATTGTTGTGTTAGTACAAATTATTGGACCGATATTATATTTAACCGTCGGAAAGGAAAATGATTGA
- a CDS encoding DUF2812 domain-containing protein, producing MSNQGYRLIGVNLFMYEFVKSDKQYFYGTQFIGNNSYQENLDYLRLLHESDKKVFRAPINLGNLAIGKFRLRPL from the coding sequence ATGTCAAATCAAGGTTATCGACTGATTGGAGTTAATCTTTTCATGTATGAATTCGTAAAAAGCGATAAACAATATTTCTATGGCACACAATTTATCGGAAATAATTCATACCAAGAGAATTTAGATTATTTAAGATTACTTCATGAATCAGATAAAAAAGTTTTTAGAGCACCGATTAATCTAGGAAATTTAGCCATCGGAAAATTTAGATTGAGACCTCTATGA
- a CDS encoding helix-turn-helix transcriptional regulator — protein sequence MWNLRDNVSSGTLTETSLLVLLSLFQELHGYGIKQFIEARTNGRVVLGMGTLYGALNNLEKKGWIKKSSKEGNRINYLITDLACEQVALEEKRLQELSNLIQQLKI from the coding sequence ATTTGGAATTTGAGAGATAATGTATCGAGTGGAACGTTGACAGAAACATCATTGTTAGTATTATTATCATTGTTTCAAGAGTTGCATGGATATGGCATCAAACAATTTATTGAAGCACGTACGAATGGACGTGTTGTTCTTGGAATGGGAACATTATACGGAGCGTTAAATAATTTAGAAAAGAAAGGATGGATTAAGAAAAGTTCTAAAGAAGGTAATCGGATAAACTATTTGATTACGGACTTGGCTTGTGAACAAGTAGCGTTAGAGGAAAAAAGATTACAAGAATTGAGCAATCTGATACAGCAATTAAAAATATGA
- a CDS encoding GNAT family N-acetyltransferase yields the protein MVRIIDDKLSLIPYYRNDEVSLTWYQDIDICKQVDNMDELYNLERLHRMYDYLCEHGDCYYIQYQGQLIGDVSLLDDGAIAIVICKAYQNRQIGRRCVLEMLQLAYEKELSSVKANIYSFNRQSQKMFLAVGFRQIDEEWYEYSL from the coding sequence ATGGTAAGAATCATTGATGATAAGCTTAGCCTTATTCCGTATTATCGAAATGATGAGGTATCACTGACATGGTACCAAGATATTGATATTTGTAAACAGGTTGATAATATGGATGAACTGTATAATCTTGAGCGACTCCATCGTATGTATGATTACTTATGTGAACATGGCGATTGTTATTATATTCAATATCAAGGTCAGTTAATAGGGGATGTATCGCTTTTAGATGATGGTGCGATAGCGATTGTGATTTGTAAAGCGTATCAAAATCGACAAATTGGTAGACGGTGTGTATTGGAAATGCTGCAACTGGCTTATGAAAAAGAATTATCCAGTGTGAAAGCTAATATTTATTCCTTTAATAGACAGAGTCAAAAAATGTTTCTTGCTGTAGGATTTAGACAGATTGATGAAGAGTGGTATGAGTATTCATTGTAA
- a CDS encoding helix-turn-helix transcriptional regulator: MNQNLELKNRLKAIRTEKKLTQQDLADRVGVSRNTISSIETGTFCPTSRLALILCIALDKKFEDIFYFDLEEYCACEDTLT; encoded by the coding sequence ATGAATCAAAATTTAGAGTTAAAGAACCGACTTAAAGCTATACGGACAGAAAAAAAGTTGACGCAACAAGATTTGGCGGATAGGGTTGGGGTATCGCGTAATACAATTAGTTCGATTGAAACGGGTACCTTTTGTCCGACTTCAAGACTTGCGTTGATATTGTGTATTGCTTTGGATAAAAAGTTTGAAGATATATTTTATTTTGATTTAGAAGAGTATTGTGCGTGCGAGGATACATTGACTTGA
- a CDS encoding DNA/RNA non-specific endonuclease yields MKRFFSLILLIVVSLFSFNVISQNVEANQLDYASLDVLIPNGKRQLVLGDFDSLGRATFAHIQLQDKDEPIKQREPQINFDPKGWHNYKMSYGTEGKKDFLFHRGHLIGYQFSGLTNEGRNLVQLTAWTNIGNYSGVDDTNPEGMFYYEKRLDNWLAIHPNFWLDYKVTPIYTGDELVPRQIILRYVGVDENGNLLPINFSSDKEITDEYGITTVTLENYSKNANIDYLTGMAEPSLVPTETLEQEDTKELEDANLAKVVYIARQGKADVYWYSKDNMPANTNFSRVIEMSEADALSIGKRHTSKE; encoded by the coding sequence ATGAAACGGTTTTTTAGTTTGATATTATTGATAGTTGTGTCACTATTTTCATTCAATGTGATAAGTCAAAATGTTGAAGCCAATCAGTTAGATTATGCTTCCTTGGATGTCCTCATACCAAATGGTAAGAGACAACTTGTTTTAGGCGATTTTGATTCACTGGGTCGAGCAACTTTTGCTCATATTCAACTACAAGATAAGGATGAACCGATTAAGCAGCGAGAGCCACAAATAAATTTTGACCCTAAGGGATGGCATAATTATAAGATGTCCTATGGTACTGAAGGAAAGAAAGATTTTCTTTTCCACAGAGGGCATCTTATCGGTTATCAATTTAGCGGATTAACGAATGAGGGGCGCAATCTTGTGCAATTGACTGCATGGACGAATATTGGTAATTACAGCGGAGTAGATGACACTAATCCGGAGGGGATGTTTTACTATGAAAAGCGTTTGGATAATTGGTTAGCCATTCATCCCAATTTTTGGTTAGATTATAAAGTAACGCCTATTTATACAGGTGATGAACTAGTACCGAGACAAATCATCCTTCGATATGTTGGTGTTGATGAGAATGGAAATTTGCTACCCATTAATTTTAGTAGTGATAAAGAAATAACAGATGAATATGGAATTACTACTGTAACACTTGAAAATTACTCGAAGAATGCCAATATTGATTACTTAACAGGTATGGCCGAGCCATCACTTGTTCCTACTGAGACACTTGAGCAGGAGGATACAAAGGAATTAGAAGATGCGAATCTAGCTAAGGTAGTATATATCGCGCGTCAGGGAAAGGCTGATGTTTACTGGTATTCTAAAGACAATATGCCTGCTAACACTAATTTTTCAAGAGTGATTGAGATGTCGGAAGCCGATGCATTATCAATAGGTAAACGACATACGTCAAAAGAATAG
- a CDS encoding DUF3021 domain-containing protein, producing MKKIMMRCFIGGIIGVSIVFLIGLAVSVVIGDGNYYPVAPNAMNKFGSELNAALVQTLLAALLGSTYSTASLIYENTEYSLLKQTSMHFLFTTPIYLFVSYSMEWIDNNVLNLIIYLGIYVAIYLLIWILSYLSWKYNIKMLNLRIRQNAE from the coding sequence ATGAAAAAAATAATGATGAGATGTTTCATAGGTGGCATAATCGGTGTTTCAATTGTATTTTTAATCGGTTTAGCGGTATCGGTTGTCATAGGAGACGGTAATTACTATCCGGTAGCACCAAATGCTATGAATAAATTTGGTTCTGAACTCAACGCCGCTCTGGTTCAGACATTACTCGCTGCACTACTAGGAAGTACATATTCTACAGCATCATTAATCTATGAAAATACTGAATATTCGTTATTAAAACAAACTTCTATGCATTTTTTATTCACGACACCAATTTATTTATTTGTGTCTTACTCTATGGAATGGATAGACAATAATGTATTGAATCTTATAATTTATCTTGGCATTTACGTAGCCATTTATCTATTGATATGGATATTGTCATATCTTTCATGGAAATATAACATTAAAATGCTAAATCTAAGAATCAGACAAAATGCTGAATAA
- a CDS encoding LytTR family transcriptional regulator: MKLEVKINDNNKEPLVTIETSKITDEISKLINYINSVKIDLLIGNYGDQLEVIKEDDIVKIIAQDKKVYVITEKKTLTVKLALYEMEQRLNHFFVRISNSEIINAKKIKNIDMSFRGKICLTLSNNECSYCSRRYVKKIKEILGL; encoded by the coding sequence TTGAAACTGGAAGTAAAGATTAATGATAACAATAAGGAACCGTTAGTTACAATCGAAACATCTAAAATAACAGATGAAATATCAAAGTTAATTAATTATATTAATTCGGTCAAAATTGATTTATTAATCGGTAATTATGGTGACCAATTAGAAGTTATCAAAGAAGATGATATTGTAAAGATTATTGCGCAAGATAAAAAAGTATACGTCATAACAGAAAAGAAAACTTTGACAGTAAAATTAGCCTTGTATGAAATGGAGCAAAGGTTGAATCATTTCTTTGTTCGGATCTCAAATTCAGAGATTATTAATGCAAAGAAAATTAAAAACATTGATATGAGTTTTAGAGGGAAGATTTGTTTGACGTTAAGTAACAATGAGTGTAGTTATTGTTCGCGGAGATATGTGAAGAAAATAAAAGAAATATTAGGATTATAG
- the rpmA gene encoding 50S ribosomal protein L27 gives MLKLNLQLFATKKGGGSTQNGRDSIAKRLGAKAADGETVTGGAILYRQRGTKIHPGNNVGRGGDDTLFALVEGVVRFERKGRNKKQVSVYPVATA, from the coding sequence ATGTTAAAATTAAATTTACAATTATTCGCAACTAAAAAGGGTGGGGGTTCTACTCAAAACGGTCGTGATTCAATCGCAAAACGTTTAGGTGCTAAAGCAGCTGATGGTGAAACAGTTACTGGTGGCGCAATTCTTTACCGTCAACGCGGTACAAAAATTCACCCTGGTAACAACGTAGGTCGCGGTGGCGATGATACATTATTCGCATTAGTTGAAGGCGTTGTTCGTTTTGAACGTAAAGGTCGCAACAAAAAACAGGTTTCTGTTTATCCAGTTGCAACTGCATAA
- a CDS encoding ribosomal-processing cysteine protease Prp — translation MIKVTFFRNQAEQLYAYELTGHAGYADNGYDIVCAAVSAQVISVENSLHKLINVPVETIVNDVEGGYLKVTVHTIEDQQKQDQTQLLLEHLVFALEVIAESYSEFIKIQYK, via the coding sequence ATGATTAAGGTAACATTCTTTCGCAATCAAGCTGAACAATTATATGCTTATGAGCTAACTGGTCATGCTGGTTATGCTGATAATGGCTATGATATTGTATGTGCAGCTGTATCAGCGCAAGTAATTTCAGTCGAGAATTCTTTGCACAAACTGATAAATGTACCTGTTGAAACTATCGTTAATGACGTAGAGGGTGGGTATCTTAAAGTTACTGTGCATACAATTGAAGACCAACAAAAACAAGATCAGACACAACTTTTGTTAGAGCATTTAGTTTTTGCATTAGAAGTGATTGCTGAATCTTATTCTGAATTTATAAAAATTCAATATAAATAA
- the rplU gene encoding 50S ribosomal protein L21 produces MYAIIKTGGKQLRVEVGQSVFVEKLDVEAGDKVTFDEVILVGGETTKVGTPLVEGATVEATVEKQGRAKKVVTFKYKRRKDTHRKQGHRQPYTKLTIDAINA; encoded by the coding sequence ATGTACGCAATTATCAAAACTGGCGGAAAACAATTACGTGTTGAAGTTGGTCAATCCGTTTTCGTTGAAAAATTAGACGTAGAAGCAGGCGACAAAGTAACTTTTGACGAGGTAATCTTAGTAGGTGGAGAAACAACTAAAGTTGGTACACCGTTAGTTGAAGGAGCAACTGTTGAAGCGACTGTTGAAAAACAAGGTCGTGCGAAAAAAGTTGTTACTTTCAAATATAAACGTCGTAAAGATACTCATCGCAAACAAGGTCATCGTCAACCTTATACAAAATTAACTATTGATGCAATCAACGCTTAA
- the manA gene encoding mannose-6-phosphate isomerase, class I translates to MSELLFLESVMHEKMWGGSRLKSEFDYKIPSDKTGEYWAISAHPNGTSQISNGNYKGIKLDTLYKNHRELFGDSTHDTFPLLIKILDANQWLSVQVHPDDTYAIAHDEKFGKTECWYILSAEDNAEIIYGHNANDIEELSQMIEENTWDKLLCRVKVHAGDFFYVPSGTLHAIGPGIMILEIQQSSDTTYRVYDFKRLDTNGNCRALHISQALDVITIGHPNNSVPITQSINDLQHTTLLTSNFFTVYKWKISGKAEFSQFAPYLLVSVIDGYGQIATKNFGYSLSKGQHFIIPNNVETWKIVGEIEMIVCHI, encoded by the coding sequence ATGTCCGAACTTTTATTTTTAGAATCAGTAATGCATGAGAAAATGTGGGGTGGAAGTCGGCTTAAATCAGAATTCGATTATAAGATTCCAAGTGATAAAACAGGTGAATATTGGGCTATTTCAGCGCACCCAAACGGGACTTCACAAATTTCAAACGGTAACTATAAAGGAATCAAATTAGATACACTCTATAAAAATCATCGAGAATTATTTGGAGACAGTACGCATGATACATTTCCCTTGTTAATAAAGATACTAGATGCAAATCAATGGTTGAGTGTTCAAGTTCATCCAGATGATACCTATGCCATAGCACACGATGAAAAGTTTGGGAAAACAGAGTGTTGGTATATTCTCTCTGCTGAAGACAATGCTGAAATTATTTATGGTCATAATGCTAATGATATAGAAGAATTGAGTCAAATGATTGAAGAAAATACATGGGACAAATTGTTATGTCGTGTAAAAGTGCATGCAGGAGACTTCTTTTATGTGCCAAGTGGTACACTTCATGCGATTGGCCCAGGAATAATGATTTTAGAAATACAGCAATCAAGTGATACTACCTACAGAGTATATGATTTTAAACGCCTGGATACAAACGGTAATTGCCGAGCTTTACATATCAGTCAAGCACTGGATGTAATCACAATTGGTCACCCGAATAATTCAGTACCGATAACTCAATCTATTAATGATTTGCAGCACACAACACTTTTGACATCAAATTTTTTTACCGTTTATAAATGGAAGATAAGTGGCAAGGCGGAATTTAGTCAATTTGCACCTTATTTATTAGTGTCGGTGATTGATGGTTACGGTCAAATTGCTACAAAAAATTTTGGCTATTCTTTATCTAAAGGGCAACACTTTATTATTCCGAATAATGTTGAAACATGGAAGATTGTAGGCGAGATAGAGATGATTGTCTGTCATATCTAG
- a CDS encoding LysM peptidoglycan-binding domain-containing protein has protein sequence MNLKNKLILASSVALLALPVTTIFVEAQQTEWKPRTVEQVKADLEKDENDEIKYSIKYGDTLSVIADALEMDVKVLGQVNDIIDLDLIFPGTALTATYNKTNKVAKLVVESPTEEDNETSTVAEVDFEKKEVKLEDKTVGLEDVPAQTTAVRSTSQVQEWVPTATTVAPAALTAPTVPAITHADETTKVAQNVTSQGVEEWVPTTTTQVSTVAPATTTTSQVADPVEPTTTAQQTTVATAPSATDDRTVSDAPLEPVAPTPVTDTTTVAPTTTEPTTTVAEPVEAEPIEAEPVEPVALVAAPTTNPANAGLKPHVAAFKDEVAAAFGISSFSTYRPGDPGDHGKGLAVDFMVPVGSSLGDAVAQYAVNQIGSGKVSYVIWKQKIYGTWNHSWQDMEDRGSVTANHFDHVHVSFFE, from the coding sequence ATGAATTTAAAAAATAAATTAATTTTAGCTTCATCAGTGGCGTTGCTGGCTTTACCAGTAACTACAATATTTGTAGAAGCACAACAAACAGAATGGAAACCAAGAACTGTTGAACAAGTTAAAGCAGATTTAGAAAAAGACGAAAATGATGAAATTAAATACAGCATCAAATATGGGGATACATTAAGTGTAATTGCCGATGCATTGGAAATGGATGTTAAAGTATTAGGACAAGTTAATGATATTATTGACTTAGACTTAATCTTCCCTGGGACTGCGTTAACAGCTACTTATAATAAGACAAATAAAGTTGCAAAATTAGTGGTTGAATCACCGACAGAAGAAGATAATGAAACTTCAACTGTTGCTGAAGTTGATTTTGAGAAAAAAGAAGTGAAATTAGAGGATAAAACAGTTGGCTTAGAAGATGTTCCAGCACAAACAACAGCTGTTCGCTCTACATCACAAGTTCAGGAATGGGTACCAACGGCAACAACCGTTGCACCTGCTGCTTTGACTGCACCAACGGTTCCTGCCATAACACATGCTGATGAAACAACCAAGGTCGCTCAAAATGTTACGTCGCAAGGAGTTGAGGAATGGGTACCAACAACGACTACTCAAGTATCTACGGTAGCACCAGCTACTACGACTACTTCACAAGTAGCTGATCCAGTTGAGCCGACGACAACAGCGCAACAAACCACTGTAGCTACGGCTCCAAGTGCGACTGATGATAGAACCGTATCAGATGCTCCGCTAGAACCTGTTGCTCCAACACCAGTTACAGATACGACAACGGTAGCACCGACTACAACTGAACCAACAACGACGGTAGCAGAACCTGTAGAAGCTGAACCAATTGAAGCTGAACCTGTAGAACCAGTGGCTCTTGTTGCAGCTCCAACAACAAATCCTGCAAATGCTGGTTTAAAACCACATGTTGCAGCATTTAAAGATGAAGTTGCTGCAGCATTCGGTATCTCATCATTCAGTACTTATCGTCCTGGAGATCCTGGGGATCATGGAAAAGGCTTAGCGGTAGATTTTATGGTACCAGTAGGTTCTTCATTAGGTGACGCTGTTGCTCAATATGCAGTTAACCAAATTGGTTCTGGAAAAGTTAGTTATGTTATTTGGAAACAAAAAATTTACGGAACTTGGAACCATTCATGGCAAGATATGGAAGATCGTGGCAGCGTGACTGCTAATCACTTTGATCATGTACATGTTTCGTTCTTCGAGTAA